From Salvia splendens isolate huo1 chromosome 3, SspV2, whole genome shotgun sequence, a single genomic window includes:
- the LOC121796305 gene encoding acyltransferase-like protein At1g54570, chloroplastic, with protein sequence MASTVKSFSLSPPSFASNLERRAHFRHSVRCSSSKDSSTGALSLDDSVKISNGAVNGAVWERVGVGSDAPAVAEGKRREKKEREEVKLEPLWDDGYGSETVQDYLEYAGDVIKPDGGPVRWFTPISCGPHLGGSPVLFFLPGMDGLGLGLILHHKSLGKVFDVRCMHIPVQDRTPFEELVLWVERSLRDEHSSSPNKPIYLVGDCFGGCLALAVAARNPDIDLVMILANPATSFARSQLQPFLPLLEALPNELHNAVPYLLSFVMGDPLKMATVNIDTAGPPAQYFEQLANNLTAMLPRLSGLADIIPKEALLWKLKQLKTGAAYANSRLHAVKAEVLVLASGKDAMLPSKDEAWRLLKSLKNCNVRYFKDNGHTILLEDGVNLLTIIKGTSTYRRSRNFDYVMDFVPPSKSEFKQAFEGNGFLRNFASPVFLSTTEDGKIVRGLAGVPKEGPVLLVGYHMLMGLELSPLVEQFLREKKILVRGIAHPALLSDLVESESKEFSFKDTIRLYGALPVSASNLFKLFKTKSHVLLYPGGAREALHRKGEEYKLFWPDQPEFVRMAARFEATIVPFGVVGEDDLAELVLDYDDLMKIPYLSDQMRSNNEKSQQFNVRAGMSGEVANQELYFPGLLPKIPGRLYYLFGKPVPTKGKKEMLKDREKARELYLEIKSDVETSMSYLLKKREQDPYRSIVDRTVYRAFRAPMDQVPAFEP encoded by the exons ATGGCTTCAACAGTGAAAAGCTTTTCTCTTTCACCACCAAGTTTTGCTTCGAATTTAGAGAGAAGGGCTCATTTTAGACACTCGGTTAGGTGTTCATCTAGTAAGGATTCTTCCACAGGTGCATTATCTTTGGATGATTCTGTGAAGATTAGCAATGGTGCAGTGAATGGAGCTGTGTGGGAGAGGGTTGGTGTTGGCAGTGATGCCCCTGCTGTTGCTGAGGgaaagaggagagagaagaaggagaggGAGGAGGTAAAGTTGGAACCTTTGTGGGATGATGGATATGGGAGTGAGACTGTGCAGGATTATCTTGAATATGCAGGGGATGTCATCAAGCCGGATGGTGGGCCGGTGCGGTGGTTCACACCAATCTCATGTGGGCCCCACTTGGGAGGCTCTCCTGTCTTGTTTTTCTTGCCTG GAATGGATGGTCTTGGACTTGGGCTTATTCTCCACCACAAATCTCTTGGAAA GGTATTTGATGTACGGTGTATGCATATCCCAGTGCAAGATCGAACCCCATTTGAAG AGTTGGTATTATGGGTTGAACGATCTTTGAGAGACGAACACTCTTCGTCTCCTAATAAGCCCATCTATCTGGTGGGAGATTGCTTCGGTGGATGCTTGGCTCTCGCAGTTGCAGCAAGAAATCCTGATATCGACCTTGTCATGATACTAGCTAATCCAG caACATCATTTGCCAGGTCACAGCTGCAGCCTTTTCTACCGTTGCTGGAAGCATTGCCTAACGAACTCCATAACGCAGTTCCTTATCTCCTAAGCTTCGTTATGG GTGATCCGCTGAAGATGGCTACGGTGAATATTGATACAGCAGGCCCTCCAGCCCAATATTTCGAACAATTAGCCAACAACCTTACTGCTATGCTGCCTCGTCTTTCT GGTTTGGCTGATATCATACCAAAAGAAGCCCTGCTTTGGAAACTGAAGCAGTTGAAAACTGGTGCTGCTTATGCTAATTCTCGTCTTCATGCCGTTAAAGCTGAAGTACTTGTTCTTGCTAG TGGCAAGGATGCCATGCTTCCTAGTAAAGACGAAGCTTGGAGGCTCTTAAAGTCACTGAAAAATTGCAACGTACGATACTTCAAAGACAACGGGCACACCATATTATTG GAGGATGGTGTTAATCTATTGACTATTATTAAAGGTACTAGCACGTACCGTAGGTCCAGAAACTTTGATTATGTGATGGATTTCGTACCTCCTAGTAAATCCGAGTTCAAGCAAGCATTCGAGGGAAACGG ATTCCTTCGGAATTTCGCTAGTCCTGTGTTCTTGTCTACTACGGAAGACGGGAAGATAGTGAGAGGCCTAGCCGGAGTTCCCAAGGAAGGTCCAGTCTTGTTAGTTGGTTATCACATGCTTATGGGTTTAGAACTCTCACCATTAGTCGAACAGTTCCTGCGAGAGAAGAAGATCTTGGTTCGTGGCATAGCACATCCGGCTTTGTTATCAGATCTTGTTGAAAGCGAGAGCAAAGAATTTTCGTTTAAGGACACCATCCGATTATATGGCGCACTACCTGTTAGCGCAAGCAATCTTTTCAAGCTGTTCAAGACAAAATCTCACGTACTGCTGTATCCCGGTGGCGCTCGAGAGGCTCTCCACAGGAAG GGTGAAGAGTATAAACTGTTCTGGCCGGACCAGCCGGAGTTTGTGAGGATGGCTGCACGATTTGAAGCCACAATCGTGCCATTTGGAGTTGTCGGAGAGGACGACCTAGCTGAG TTAGTCCTCGACTATGATGACTTGATGAAGATCCCGTATCTGAGTGACCAAATGCGAAGCAACAACGAGAAGTCTCAACAATTTAACGTCAG GGCCGGGATGAGTGGTGAGGTCGCGAATCAAGAGCTGTATTTCCCCGGGCTCTTGCCAAAGATTCCCGGGCGGTTGTACTACCTATTTGGGAAGCCGGTTCCGACCAAGGGAAAGAAGGAGATGCTCAAGGACAGAGAAAAGGCGCGGGAGCTCTACTTGGAGATCAAGTCTGATGTTGAGACGAGCATGTCGTACCTGCTCAAGAAGAGGGAGCAGGATCCATATAGGAGTATTGTTGATAGGACCGTGTATCGAGCCTTTCGTGCTCCCATGGATCAGGTCCCGGCTTTTGAACCCTAG
- the LOC121796342 gene encoding protein IQ-DOMAIN 25-like codes for MGKAAKWFLGLLGLKPSDAAQRPSPRRKWSFAISCASDRQRHHHDVVPRPRDDDDAEASKHAIAVAAATAVAVVQLTSGGGRSVAASGGRELRAAVAIQSHFRAYLSRRALRALKALVKLQALVRGHLVRRQTAYAMRRLQALVRAQVRARAGRALMSDSPHSTTKSFNYPGPETPEKFEHALRSRSTKHVQMMMLKRNGSRSSGFISPHHHDPEKPRASRRSWEHGDDRNDKILEVDTGNIHVKRRSLFCSSHLSLGSEQNFPSYTTSKDSTALHSIRSLSSGEVQSPAPLKFAEEDTDESATFYSASSRSKSDGTRSCLSGYSDHPNYMSYTESSKAKVRSLSAPRQRRYYERSSSAKRYSDHGYGDSVPTLGVSTLHANFTSKAYPGSGRLDRSGMPVRGNFEGYSGGGGNWQRF; via the exons ATGGGAAAAGCCGCCAAATGGTTCCTCGGCCTCCTCGGCCTCAAGCCCTCCGACGCCGCCCAGCGCCCCTCTCCGAGGAGGAAATGGAGCTTCGCCATCTCCTGCGCCAGCGATCGGCAAAGGCACCACCACGACGTCGTTCCACGACCGCGAGACGACGACGATGCCGAGGCAAGCAAGCACGCCATCGCCGTTGCCGCCGCGACCGCCGTCGCGGTGGTCCAGCTGACTAGCGGAGGCGGCAGGAGCGTCGCCGCATCCGGTGGTCGGGAGTTGAGGGCGGCGGTTGCGATCCAGTCTCATTTTCGTGCCTATTtg TCGAGGAGAGCTTTGAGGGCGCTCAAGGCGTTGGTGAAGCTGCAAGCGCTCGTGAGGGGGCACCTTGTGAGGAGGCAGACCGCGTACGCTATGCGCCGGTTGCAGGCGCTCGTCCGAGCACAAGTGAGGGCTCGGGCAGGGCGGGCGCTGATGTCGGATTCCCCTCATTCGACCACGAAATCCTTCAATTATCCG GGGCCAGAGACGCCTGAGAAATTCGAGCATGCTCTTCGGTCTAGGAGCACGAAGCACGTGCAGATGATGATGCTGAAG AGGAATGGTTCGAGATCAAGCGGCTTTATCTCGCCCCACCACCACGATCCCGAGAAGCCACGTGCCAGCAGAAGGTCGTGGGAGCACGGTGATGATAGAAACGACAAGATTCTTGAAGTGGACACCGGTAACATCCACGTGAAGCGCAGGAGCCTCTTCTGCTCGTCTCATCTTAGCCTAGGCTCCGAACAGAACTTCCCGAGCTACACCACATCCAAGGACTCCACAGCCCTCCATTCAATACGTAGCCTGTCATCGGGCGAAGTTCAATCTCCGGCCCCCTTGAAGTTTGCAGAGGAGGACACGGATGAGAGCGCGACATTCTATTCAGCATCGTCGAGGTCCAAGAGCGATGGCACTAGAAGCTGTCTAAGCGGTTACTCCGATCATCCGAACTACATGTCTTACACAGAATCATCGAAAGCTAAGGTGAGATCCCTCAGCGCTCCGAGACAGAGACGTTACTATGAAAGATCGAGCTCTGCCAAGAGGTACTCGGATCACGGCTATGGTGATTCGGTGCCTACTCTGGGAGTGTCTACCTTGCACGCCAACTTCACTAGCAAGGCCTACCCGGGATCCGGCCGCCTGGATAGGTCCGGGATGCCCGTTCGAGGCAACTTCGAAGGTtatagtggtggtggtggtaatTGGCAGAGATTTTGA